In Oncorhynchus tshawytscha isolate Ot180627B linkage group LG06, Otsh_v2.0, whole genome shotgun sequence, the following are encoded in one genomic region:
- the gpr52 gene encoding G-protein coupled receptor 52 — MNQSALTTDLVPTANSSLVGPDPNHSCPLGWGQNEGLEACVLETAVIVLLTVLIIAGNLTVIFVFHCAPLLHHYTTSYFIQTMAYADLLVGLSCLVPTLSLLHYPAGVQEPITCQVFSYVISVLKSVSMACLACISVDRYLAITKPLSYNQLVTPCRLRGCIALIWVYSCLMFLPSFFGWGKPGYHGDIFEWCAHSWPTSALFTGFVVCLLYAPAALVVCFTYFHIFRICQQHNREISERRARFPSQEMEAGEGGGSGSGGGHHTGHGPDRRYAMVLFRITSVFYILWLPYIIYFLLESSHVLDSPALSFVTTWLAISNSFCNCVIYSLSNSVFRLGMRRLSQTLCSFSHCAADDRDFGEPKPRKRPKSCSI; from the coding sequence ATGAATCAGTCAGCGCTGACAACAGACCTGGTACCCACTGCCAACAGCAGCCTTGTGGGCCCGGATCCCAACCACTCTTGCCCCCTTGGCTGGGGCCAGAACGAGGGCCTGGAGGCCTGCGTCTTGGAGACTGCCGTCATCGTGCTACTGACAGTGCTCATCATCGCTGGAAACCTGACAGTGATCTTCGTGTTCCACTGTGCCCCGCTGCTGCACCACTACACTACCAGCTATTTCATCCAGACCATGGCCTATGCTGACCTGCTGGTGGGCCTCAGCTGCCTGGTGCCCACCCTGTCCCTGCTGCACTACCCGGCCGGCGTCCAGGAGCCCATCACCTGCCAGGTCTTCAGCTACGTCATCTCGGTACTCAAGAGTGTCTCCATGGCCTGCTTGGCCTGCATCAGCGTGGACCGTTACCTGGCTATCACCAAACCCCTGTCCTACAACCAGCTGGTGACGCCGTGCCGGCTCCGTGGCTGCATCGCTCTCATATGGGTCTACTCCTGCCTGATGTTCCTGCCCTCCTTCTTTGGCTGGGGCAAGCCGGGCTACCACGGAGACATCTTTGAGTGGTGCGCCCACTCCTGGCCCACCTCGGCGCTCTTCACAGGCTTTGTGGTGTGCCTGCTATACGCTCCCGCTGCTCTGGTTGTCTGCTTCACCTACTTTCACATCTTCCGCATCTGCCAGCAGCACAACCGGGAGATCAGTGAGAGGCGGGCACGCTTCCCCAGCCAGGAGATGGAGGCCGGGGAGGGTGGTGGCAGTGGTAGCGGCGGGGGGCACCACACGGGTCACGGGCCTGACCGGCGCTACGCCATGGTGCTCTTCCGCATCACCAGCGTCTTCTACATACTCTGGCTGCCCTACATCATCTATTTCCTTTTGGAGAGCTCACACGTGCTGGACAGCCCCGCCCTGTCCTTTGTAACCACCTGGCTGGCCATCAGCAACAGCTTCTGCAACTGCGTCATCTACAGCCTGTCCAACAGTGTGTTCCGCCTGGGCATGCGCCGCCTCTCGCAGACACTCTGCTCCTTCAGCCACTGTGCAGCCGACGACAGGGACTTTGGAGAACCCAAACCCAGGAAGAGGCCAAAGTCCTGCTCCATCTGA